The genomic interval ATAAAACAGGTATTATCAGATTCATCTAAAAAAGTACAAGGAGCAGATTTTAAAACCATAAAATCATCTTCATCACGTTCTAAATATTGCTTTTCAAAAGCAGATACTTTCATTTTTAAATGTTTAGAAATACGCTCTATATCTACATTTGTAAAGATTGGACTAGTCGTTTTACAACAATTCCCGCAGTCTAAACAATCCGTTTTTTTAAATTCTTCTTCATGCAATTCTTGCATGACATAATCTAAGTTTTTAGGAGTTCGTTTTTTTAATCTAGCAAAATATTTCTGATTCTCTTTTTTAACATCTGCCGCTAATTTTGGTAGTTCTTCTAAACGTTTTTCCATACAGCAAATTTAGCTATAAATTCTAAGGAAAAATCATTCAAAAAAAACAAATAAAATATGTAATTTTGCACTTCAATTTTAATTGATAAAATGAATATTCAAAATCGAATAGAAGCTACAGTAAAAGAAGGTTTTTTAGCGTTGTATGAAACTGAAATTCCGTCTGTAGAATTTCAAGCTACTCGTAAAGAATTTGAAGGTGACATTACC from Lutibacter sp. Hel_I_33_5 carries:
- a CDS encoding YkgJ family cysteine cluster protein — protein: MEKRLEELPKLAADVKKENQKYFARLKKRTPKNLDYVMQELHEEEFKKTDCLDCGNCCKTTSPIFTNVDIERISKHLKMKVSAFEKQYLERDEDDFMVLKSAPCTFLDESDNTCFIYNVRPKACAEYPHTNRKKFSQITNLTIENTAVCPAAYNIVEALKKRMPIEGKVKKRRS